A genomic window from Ischnura elegans chromosome 10, ioIscEleg1.1, whole genome shotgun sequence includes:
- the LOC124166910 gene encoding putative nuclease HARBI1, with protein sequence MAARLIAAVMIAEEMEREGRQNLVIIRRRLRDSMNPFDIAEEEFIRLYRLPHEGARRLIEAISPHLQQPRRRTRIPKSIRILCCLNFCASGSYQRRIGQDYLNCMSQTEVCKSICVVTRAISNLLLNEWIKFPTTDRERNRIKRRFMEKSNLPGVIGALDGTHIAIVPPNTAREHIYLNRKHFHSKNVQVVCDYDLRILALNAQHGGRSHDSHVWRTSRLREYMRTTYWLGGSSSWLIGDSGYPQEPWLMTPVHDPPEGSPEARYNAAIILARNCVERCIGVWKGWFRCLRRDRTLHYSPEKAGQIINCCAVLHNMALYYRVPLPQAILEEDINGQRNDNFYIIPAEDGSTIRRRLIAQHFR encoded by the exons ATGGCTGCTAGACTGATAGCTGCGGTGATGATTGCGGAAGAAATGGAGCGCGAGGGAAGACAGAATCTTGTAATCATCAGGAGGAGATTACGAGATTCAATGAATCCTTTTGATATAGCAGAGGAAGAATTCATAAGGCTATATAGGCTTCCTCACGAAGGCGCGAGGCGATTGATTGAGGCAATAAGCCCCCATTTGCAGCAGCCACGAAGAAGAACAAGAATTCCCAAAAGTATACGG aTTCTGTGCTGTCTGAATTTTTGTGCAAGTGGTAGCTATCAGCGGAGAATTGGCCAGGATTATTTAAATTGCATGAGCCAAACGGAGGTTTGCAAGAGTATATGCGTGGTAACAAGAGCAATAAGCAACCTCTTATTGAATGAATGGATAAAATTTCCCACAACAGACCGGGAAAGGAATCGAATAAAAAGAAG GTTCATGGAAAAAAGCAACTTACCAGGGGTTATAGGAGCCCTAGATGGGACACATATTGCCATAGTCCCACCTAATACAGCCCGGGAGCACATTTACCTcaacagaaaacattttcacagcAAGAATGTGCAAGTA GTGTGTGATTATGATTTAAGAATTCTGGCATTAAATGCGCAACATGGAGGTAGATCCCATGACTCCCACGTATGGCGCACCTCCCGGCTGCGGGAGTACATGAGAACAACATACTGGCTAGGTGGTTCCAGCAGCTGGCTAATTG GGGACTCTGGATACCCCCAGGAGCCGTGGCTAATGACGCCCGTACATGATCCCCCGGAGGGGAGTCCAGAGGCACGATATAATGCTGCGATAATCCTAGCCAGGAATTGTGTGGAGCGCTGCATTGGAGTGTGGAAGGGATGGTTTAGGTGTTTGCGACGTGATCGCACCCTTCACTATTCACCAGAGAAAGCAG GTCAAATCATTAATTGCTGTGCCGTATTGCACAATATGGCTCTGTATTACCGAGTACCTCTTCCACAGGCCATACTGGAGGAGGATATTAATGGGCAACGAAATGATAACTTTTACATAATCCCTGCAGAGGATGGAAGCACAATAAGGAGGCGACTGATCGCCCAGCATTTTAGATGA
- the LOC124166860 gene encoding uncharacterized protein LOC124166860, with amino-acid sequence MWEQLSDQLNADGSGPTKPAHKWQKTWADLKCYIKKKYSKAKQHAIGTGGGPPCSQLNALEERVLSLMTVEAVEGDSSLEEAGPSLPFQAIPEPEIELEIRSTSHQVQEQNDEGPLPLGPPSTEMVSSPLDNNNPKKRKVGSASAELTSGFISIEERRLAMEERLVQIKEKKVKIEEEKLQLKKKKLDTLKKIMKQI; translated from the exons atgtGGGAGCAACTTTCTGACCAGCTAAATGCAGATGGGAGCGGACCTACTAAGCCCGCACATAAATGGCAAAAG ACGTGGGCAGACCTCAAgtgctatattaaaaaaaaatacagcaaggCCAAGCAGCATGCCATTGGGACTGGTGGCGGACCTCCCTGCAGCCAATTAAACGCATTAGAGGAAAGAGTGCTGTCTCTGATGACTGTGGAGGCTGTGGAGGGGGACTCCTCTTTAGAGGAAGCGGGGCCCTCACTACCATTTCAGGCCATTCCT GAGCCTGAAATTGAACTGGAAATAAGGAGTACCAGCCATCAGGTCCAGGAGCAGAATGACGAAGGACCTTTGCCACTG GGACCTCCATCTACTGAAATGGTCTCCAGTCCCCTGGATAACAATAATCCCAAGAAAAGGAAGGTAGGTTCAGCTTCAGCTGAGCTTACCTCTGGTTTTATAAGTATAGAGGAGAGGAGATTGGCTATGGAGGAGAGATTAGTCCAAATTAAGGAGAAGAAGGTTAAAATCGAGGAGGAAAAACTCcaactaaaaaagaaaaaactagacaccttaaaaaaaatcatgaagcaAATTTAG